The Herbiconiux sp. SALV-R1 nucleotide sequence GAAGCCGATGGCGTACTGCTTCTCGTTGCGCTTGAGGCCCGGCATCACGAAGGCGAACACCTGGTAGAGCCACACCGGTGCCGAGATGACGACGCCGACGGTGAAGGCGATCTGGATGCGCAGGTCGAACGCCGAGGAGACGTCGGTGAAGTTGAGGCTCGCCTCGCGGCCCTGCTGCGCGGCGATGTCGGCGATCGGCTGGGTGAGTGCGGTGAGCACGAAGTCGGAGATGATGAAGCCCGCGATCATGCCCACGAGGAGTCCGAGCGCGGCGATGAACAGCCGCTTGCGAAGTTCGATCAGGTGGGCGCCGAGCGACATCCGACCGTCACGCGAGCGGGGCTTCCGCGGTGACTTGACGGCCACCTGGCTCAGGGCTTCTGACTGTCGTCGGTGGGGGTGCCGGTGGACGTGCCGGTCGTGGTTCCTGTCGCGGTGCCGGCGGTGCCGTCGCCCGGGGTCTGGTTCTCGTCCTTCATGGCCTTGGTCTCGTTGCGGAAGATGCGCATCGACTGGCCGAGGCTCTTCGACAGGGCGGGCAGCCGCGTCGCGCCGAACAGGAGGAGGATGACGACCAGGATGATGACCAGGTGCCACCCGTTGAGGTTACCGAGCATTGGTCTGATTCCTTAGGGTGGGGACGGTTTCCGGACTGATGAGGAGTTTACCCCGAGCGAGCCGCGCTTCTCTGCGCTCCCGCTTCAATTCGGCGCGGAGTGCCAGGTGCTCCTCGTGCCGTCTCGCCGTCTCGGCGTAGCCCTGCACGATGGCGCGGTCGGGGTGGTCGACGGCGAGCTTCTCGACGTTCTCGTTCAGCCTCGCGACCTGGTCGGTGAGCTCGGTGAGGGCGCGCAGCGCGCCCCTCGCCTTCACGAACAGGCGGTAGCCGAGACCGGCGAGCATGCCGAGGAGCGCGAGCACCAGAACGGTCCAGATGATCAGCCACGCCCACCACGCCATGTGTTCAGCCTATGCGACGGCGCGGCTCAGGCGCCCGGGTAGCCGTCGAGGGCCTCGCGGGCCCAGTCGACCACTGCCTGCCGTGCCTCGGCCGGCTCGACCACGGTGACGGTGCGCGGCATCGAGGCCACCAGGCGCTTCAGCCCGTGGATGTGGGCGACACGGATGCGCACCCGCACCGGGTCGACGTCGCCGGGCCG carries:
- the tatA gene encoding Sec-independent protein translocase subunit TatA, which gives rise to MLGNLNGWHLVIILVVILLLFGATRLPALSKSLGQSMRIFRNETKAMKDENQTPGDGTAGTATGTTTGTSTGTPTDDSQKP